Within the Mustelus asterias unplaced genomic scaffold, sMusAst1.hap1.1 HAP1_SCAFFOLD_2214, whole genome shotgun sequence genome, the region tttagtaaggcgtttgataaggttcaccatggtaggcttctgcagaaaatgcagatgtatgggattgggggtgatctaggaaattggatcaggaattggctagcggataggaaacagagggtggtggttgatagtaaatattcatcatggagtgcggttacaagtggtgtacctcagggatctgttttggggccactgctgtttgtaatatttattaatgatctggatgagggtatagttgggtggattagcaaatttgctgatgacaccaaagtcggtggtgtggtagacagtgaggaagggtgtcgtagtttgcaggaagacttagacaggttgcaaagttgggccgagaggtggcggatggagtttaatgcggagaagtgtgaggtaattcactttggtaggaataacagatgtgttgagtatagggctaacgggaggactttgaatagtgtggaggagcagagggatctaggtgtatgtgtgcatagatccctgaaagttgggaatcaagtagataaggttgttaagaaggcatatggtgtcttggcgtttattggtagggggattgaatttaggagtcgtagcgttatgttgcaactgtacacaactctggtgcggccgcacttggagtactgtgtgcagttctggtccccacattacaggaaggatgtggaggctttggagagggtgcagaggaggtttaccaggatgttgcctggtatggaggggagatcctatgaggagaggctgagggatttgggattgttttcgctggaaaggcggcggctaagaggggatcttattgaaacatataagatgattagaggtttagatagggtggatagtgatagcctttttcctctgatggagaaatccagcacgagggggcatggctttaaattgagggggggtagttatagaaccgatgtcaggggtaggttctttacccagagggtggtgagggattggaatgccctgccagcatcagttgtaaatgcgcctagtttgggggcgtttaagagatccgtagataggttcatggacgaaaagaaattggtttaggttggagggtcacagtttttttttttttactggtcggtgcaacatcgtgggccgaagggcctgttctgcgctgtaatgttctatgttctatgatacaacATGTTCTGTCCGATTATTCTCTCGAGCCTATGTTAATAGCACGTCCATTACCTCATCAGGTTCTCCATATTGCTGTGACCACAGCAGAtgctcagtgctgaggaagtcatattaacataagaacataagaactaggagcaggagtgggccatctggcgcCTCGAGCctcttccgccattcaataagatcatggctgatcttttcatggactcagctccacttacccgcccactcaccataacccttaattcctttactgttcaaaatttatctatccttgccttaaaaacattcaatgaggtagcctcaactgcttcactgggcagggaattccacagattcacaaccctttgtgtgaagaagttcctcctcaactcagtcctaaatctgctcccccttattttgaggccatgccccctagttctagtttcacccgccagtggaaacaacttccctgcttctatcttatctattccctttgtaatttgatatgtttctacaagatcccatctcattcttctgaattccaatgagtatagcccccagtctactcaatatctcctcttaagccaaccctctcaactctggaaacaCTGGAATCACCTCTGCAAATTcccagactgagaggggaaacctgaGTGATGGGCCATAGCTTTTTTTTTTGTCCCCCGAAAACTGGAAGAAATTTCACCAACATAGAATTCCTTTTGGGATTTGAAAAAGGTTTATTGAGAATGAGAAAGGAAGCACACGCAatcacagtttaaaaaaagacCAAAAACACACAACTTGGTGAGACTCAGAGGTTTATACCCGACAGGCAACATTCCCTTGCAACTGTTTAAAATCCATTAATATTACCCAAGGGAAAACTGCTGTCGCTGTGGTAAAGGTGTACCACATGACCTCTCAATCTTGCTTCCACTCTGCTTGACTGGAAAGCTGATTCAACCATTGCACCTTCTTGCAGCAGAGAGCCATTTCTAAGATGCTTCTTTCTCTGCTACCGATGCATGGCAGAGGAAGCCTTTAGCAGGTGCGCGCATGGCAGGAATGGCACTTTGGGGCAACGCGTCGATCTTGCTGACAGAGCCAGCTGCACCAGAGCAAGGAAATTCAAAACTGGACGTCAACTTGGAGTGGAATAACCGAGTCCCCTGATAGGCTGTTGCCCCCATTGCTTCAGTCAAAGATTCgacaggacaaagaacaaagaaaaaagaacagtacagcacaggaaacaggcccttcggccctccaagcctgtgccgctccttggtccaactagaccaatcgtttgtatccctccattcccaggctgctcatgtgactatccaggtaagtcttaaatgatgtcagcatgcctgcctccaccaccctacttggcagcgcattccaggcccccaccactctctgtgtaaaaaacatccctctaatatctgagttatacttcgcccctctcaccttgagcccgtgacccctcgtgatcgtcacctccgacctgggaaaaagcttcccactgttcaccctatctatccccttcataatcttgtacacctctattagatctcccctcattctccgtctttccagggagaacaaccccagtttacccaatctctcctcatagctaagaccctccataccaggcaacatcctggtaaaccttctctgcactctctctaacgcccccACGTTAGGGATTGGAGGCGATGAGAGTGCGGCCACAGGGAAGGGTCGAGgagctccctccctcactcagtttTCGCGGACTTTACTGTACTCCTCAGGAATCCACTTGATCCGGGGATACTTGATGTAACTCCTTGGCATTCGATCCCAGCAATACTCGGGAGACAAGACCTTGGTGGGCTTGTGTTCCAGGAAGTAGCGATTCAAGTGGCTTTCCTCATGCCAGATCGCCTCGATGCCCAAAGCCTTGTCCTTGAGGACCCCAGCCATGCAGCCCCTGGTCAGATTGTACACATGGTTAGGCCTGCCCCCAAAGAGCGCGGCGTGGTAATAGTAGTCACCCTGGCCCGGAACAATATAAGCTGCCGACTGCGGCCGCTGCTCGTAGGTGTAGTCTTTCAGCTGGACGGGGTAGAGTCCAGCTTGTAACTGGCCAACCAGGTCACCCAAGGCCTCAGGCCCAAAGCGGCCAATAAAGAGGAGATCAACATCGATGCAGAACAGGTAGGTGACCTCGGAGTGGATGCGTTGTTCGATTAATTCACTGATGTGCTGCATCCGCATCATGCTGATGTCCTGCCAGCGAGGGTACTTGGGGATCTGGATGACGGTCATTGTGCGTTCGGGTGGCATCTTCACTGCCGGGACCTTGCTGGCGTTGTCCACCATCACATAGTAGATGACGCGGTGACCCCTCATGAAGTGCTGCTCCGCCGTTTCCAGGAAGTCTTTCAGGAACCTGTCGATGTAactaaggtggaggggagagagagtgtcaaGATCACTGGGGGGGGTGCCCGTACCACGCAGTGCCGCACCGACACAGGGGAGGGCGCCACCTCCCGCTTCACTCACTGTTTCCGATCGTCAACCGGGGACTAGTCGAGGTCAGATTCCCACTCACGAGGGTGgaatcgtccccccccccccccttcccccaacacgGTGTGTGGAAGGCAGTGcggcggggagaggggcagtgCGAGGGAATCAGCCAatagctctccagctgcaccagGCCAgatctctctccagattctcccGCGAGTGCTCGGTCCAAAGGGAAAAGATTCTAGGGCGCGTGGTTCCCACTGTCACTGCGGTGAGGCGGGGTCAGAGGTCAGGGACAGAGGTCGGGGCCAGAGGTAGTGGTCAAAGGTCTGAGTCAGAGGTTGAGGTCAGGGTCAGAGGTCAGGACCACAGATCGGGGCCAGAGGTTAGGGCCAAAGGTGGGGGCCGAAGGTCAAGGTCAGAGGTCAGGGCCAGATAACAGGGCCAAAGTTCTGGGCCAGGGATCACATCTAGAGATCGGGGCCACAAATTGGGACCAGAAGTTGGGGCCAGAGGTCAGGGTCAGAGGTCAGGACCAGAGGTCAGGGCAGGATCAGGGCTAGAGGTCAGGGCCAGAAGTCGCAGGCAGAGGTTGGCGCCACCCCCATAATTGGGCCACACTCTCACAATCATtggcccctcccccacaatcattggcccctcccccacaatcattggcccctcccccacaatcatTGGCCCCTGCCCCACAATcattcaagttaaagtttatttattatcacaagtaaggcttacattaacactgcaatgaagttactgtgaaaatcccccagtcaccacactccggcacctgttcgggtacactgagggagaatttagcacagccaacgcaccctaaccagcacgcctttcagactgtgggaggaaaccggagcatccggaggaaacccacacagacacggggagaacatgcaaactccgcacagacagtgagccaaataggaatggaacccgggtccctggcgttgtgaggcagcaggacgaaccactgtgccactatgccgccaatcattggcccctccttcccacaatccccgctcccccgccccacAGGAATGGGTCGAGGCAGCGAGCCCTCAGTCTGGACTGAAATGAGGTGAAGTCACTGATGATGAGGGCCCAGCTCAGCCGGTGACGCCCTTTCCCTTCTCACCGTGCCACAGCAAACACCGTCATGCCAATCACTGTGTTCCGTTGCTTGTAGAACTCATCCCGTTCCACCGGGTCGTATGTACCGTGCCAGATAATCGGAGCCCCCCACGGCGTCATTGTCTTCTTATCTGCAAAGGCCCTTCAAGCAGAGGGGAAGTGTTAGAAACCACAgtctggcggggcggggggcggggcggggggcacaGCCCTCACCATGACATGCTCTCCATCAATGTCGGCCAATGGTTTGCCACCGTGTACCAGAATTCCCTGGTCTTGTGCCGTCCCCCcctccaccgcgcccccccccccgccccacccccccaccacactgcccgcaagaatttgacactcagccacgtTTTCGTTTGCTGCGGCGGGACTGGTGAATCCCAACCatggacgaggtcggagaatcaccGCACAGACTTTCCCACTGATATCAAAGCAAAGGTGACGGTGAAAGGGTCAGGGTGGAGGTCACCCCAGTAAACGGCCCTGCCACCTATTGATGTGATTGGTGCACTGGTGAGCCACAACATAAGCTCAGGATACCTGGACCTGATCAGATttagaccagaagacataggagcagaatgaggccattcggcccattgagtctgctctgccattcaatcatatcattcatccccattctcccaacTGTTCCCCGTAATCTctgatcccctgaccaatcaagaatctatctgtctctgtcttaaagacactcaatgacccggcctcctctgtggcaatgaattccacagattcaccaccctctggatgaagaaattcctccccatctcggttctgaagggccgtccctttactctgaggctgtgccctcaggtccgagtctctcccactaatggaaacatcttcctcacgtccactctatccaggcctttcagcattctgtaagtttcaatgagatcccccctcatccttctaaactccatcaagcacAGACCTGGAGTCCACAAACGctcctattgtcacatgtattggcacacagtgaaaagtatcgtttcttgcatgctctccagacaaagcataccgttccgaggggatattatgatcactcttagCTAAAGGGTCTTCGCAATGAGGCTATTAATTAATCCGACCTCGTTGCATCATACGAGGTCTAGTttaaccatctctctctctcattggctTCAAAAAATGCTCTTCTAAGATACTATCCTGAAAACACTCTCTAAACTCCTCAAGGAAACATTGGCCCAGTTACTCTCCCAACCTCCCTGTCCATTAATCCTCCCATTGATTACCCACACACCAAGCTCCTGCTACTTCTCCCTTCAAGCTCGGCCCCGCTGCTGTGTGGAGGTTGTCCCATCCGTGCACCAACTCCCATAAATCAGTTGTTCCTTTAACACTTCCCGTCTCTGTTGAAATCACTAAAAcatccccacgccgacactatagttaagaaagccccaccaacgcctctactttctcaggaggccaaggaaatttggcatgtcagctacgactctcaccaacttttacagatgcaccatagaaagcattctttctggttgtatcacagctcggtctgggctcctgctctgcccaagaccacaagaaactacaaaagttcgtgaatgtagcccaatccatcacgcaaaccagcctcccatccattgactctgtctacacttcccgctgcctcggcaaagcagccgcataattaaggaccccacgcaccccggacattctctcttccaccttcttccatcgggaaaaagatacaaaagtctgaggtcacgtaccaaccgactcaagaacagcttcttccctgctgctgtcagacttttgaatggacctatctcgcattaagttgatctttctctgcaccctagctatgactgtaacactacattctgcactctctcctttccttctctatgaacggtatgctctgtctgtaagaaacaataattttcactgtataccaatactgtcacaataataaatcaaattggaaGTTTAAACCTCCTTTTCCATTTGAGCCTCTCCTTCCGAAACACATCCAGATCATTGCATTTGTCCCTCTGATCCCTCAGCGCgtgacgtctctctctctctctgccaggtTGCACTCTACATTGTTCCACAGCAGGAGGTAAGTCTAGAACATACTTGGCATTAAACCAGGATTCAAGCCTATAGTCCAGGTGGGTTCCATCCTCTTTCCTTTCTGACGGTGCTCCCATCAAGAGATATTGCGTTCGGAAGGATCTGAAGGGAGAGGGAGTGATGAGACCAAGTGGAGGAAGCGGTCGATGAACATGTTACAATCTTACTGCTACGCTCGGGACTGAGACAACAACATCTCTTGGCAGAATGGAGGGAAGAAACTGTGAGCTCACCACAGGAGAAACTGTAGATCGAGGTGTGACCTGTCCCAGTCTGACTGTAGATCGAGGTGTGACCTGTCCCAGTCTGACTGTAGATCGAGGTATGACCTGTCCCAGTCTGACTGTAGATCGAGGTATGACCTGTCCCAGTCTGACTGTAGATCGAGGTATGACCTGTCCCAGTCTGACTGTAGTTTGAGGTGTGACCTCTCCCAGTCTGACTGTAGATCGAGGTGTGACCTGTCCCAGTCTGACTGTAGATCGAGGTATGACCTGTCCCAGTCTGACTGTAGATTGAGGCGTGACCTGTCCCAGTCTGACTGTAGTTTGAGGTGTGACCTCTCCCAGTCTGACTGTAGATCGAGGTGTGACCTGTCCCAGTCCGACTGTAGATCGAGGTATGACCTGTCCCAGTCTGACTGTAGATCGAGGTATGACCTGTCCCAGTCTGACTGTAGACTGAGGTGTTACCTGTCCCAGTCTGACTGTAGATTGAGGCGTGACCTGTCCCAGTCTGACTGTAGTTTGAGGTGTGACCTGTCCCAGTCTGACTGTAGATCGAGGTATGACCTGTCCCAGTCTGACTGTAGATCGAGGTATGACCTGTCCCAGTCTGACTGTAGTTTGAGGTGTGACCTGTCCCAGTCTGACTGTAGATCGAGGTGTGACCTGTCCCAGTCTGACTGTAGATTGAGGCGTGACCTGTCCCAGTCTGACTGTAGATCGAGGTATGACCTGTCCCAGTCTGACTGTAGTTTGAGGTGTGACCTCTCCCAGTCTGACTGTAGATCGAGGTATGACCTGTCCCAGTCTGACTGTAGTTTGAGGTGTGACCTGGCCCAATCTGACTGTAGTTTGAGGTGTGACCTCTCCCAGTCTGACTGTAGATCGAGGTATGACCTGTCCCAGTCTGACTGTAGTTTGAGGTGTGACCTCTCCCAGTCTGACTGTAGATCGAGGTATGACCTGTCCCAGTCTGACTGTAGATTGAGGTGTGACCTGTCCCAGTCCGATTGTAGATCGAGGTGTGACCTGTCCCAGTCTGACTGTAGTTTGAGGTGTGACCTGGCCCAATCTGACTGTAGTTTGGGGCATTACCTGTCCCAGTCTGACTGTAGATCGAGGTGTGACCTGTCCCAGTCTGACTGTAGTTTGAGGTGTGACCTGTCCCAGTCCGACTGTAGTTTGAGGTGTGACCTGTCCCAGTCCGATTGTAGATCGAGGTGTGACCTGTCCCAGTCCGATTGTAGATCGAGGTGTGACCTGTCCCAGTCTGACTGTAGTTTGAGGTGTGACCTGTCCCAGTCCGATTGTAGATCGAGGTGTGACCTGTCCCAGTCCGATTGTAGATCGAGGTGTGACCTGTCCCAGTCCGATTGTAGATCGAGGTGTGACCTGTCCCAGTCTGACTGTAGATTGAGGCGTTACCTGTCCCAGTCTGACTGTAGATTGAGGCGTTACCTGTCCCAGTCTGACTGTAGTTTGAGGTGTGACCTGTCCCAGTCTGACTGTAGATTGAGGCGTTACCTGTCCCAGTCTGACTGTAGTTTGAGGTGTCACCTGTCCCAGTCTGACTGTAGTTTGAGGCGTTACCTGTCCCAGTCTGACTGTAGATTGAGGTGTGACCTGTCCCAGTCCGATTGTAGATCGAGGTGTGACCTGTCCCAGTCTGACTGTAGTTTGAGGTGTGACCTGGCCCAATCTGACTGTAGTTTGGGGCCTTACCTGTCCCAGTCTGACTGTAGATTGAGGTGTTACCTGTCCCAGTCTGACTGTAGTTTGAGGTGTGACCTGTCCCAGTCCGACTGTAGTTTGAGGTGTGACCTGTCCCAGTCCGATTGTAGATCGAGGTGTGACCTGTCCCAGTCTAACTGTAGTTTGAGGTGTGACCTGACCCAATCTGACTGTAGTTTGAGGTGTGACCTGTCCCAGTCCGATTGTAGATCGAGGTGTGACCTGTCCCAGTCCGATTGTAGATCGAGGTGTGACCTGTCCCAGTCTGACTGTAGATTGAGGTGTTACGTGTCCCAGT harbors:
- the LOC144489466 gene encoding N-acetyllactosaminide alpha-1,3-galactosyltransferase-like; protein product: MQFQRCGCVRVRFILLCAVVLAVGIGYYYHIQIRSFRTQYLLMGAPSERKEDGTHLDYRLESWFNAKAFADKKTMTPWGAPIIWHGTYDPVERDEFYKQRNTVIGMTVFAVARYIDRFLKDFLETAEQHFMRGHRVIYYVMVDNASKVPAVKMPPERTMTVIQIPKYPRWQDISMMRMQHISELIEQRIHSEVTYLFCIDVDLLFIGRFGPEALGDLVGQLQAGLYPVQLKDYTYEQRPQSAAYIVPGQGDYYYHAALFGGRPNHVYNLTRGCMAGVLKDKALGIEAIWHEESHLNRYFLEHKPTKVLSPEYCWDRMPRSYIKYPRIKWIPEEYSKVREN